AGGCGTTCTTCACCTTCTCCGCCGTGACGAAGTTGTCACGCTCCATGATTTCCTGATAATGCCTGTTGATGCGTACCCGCATCTTGTCAAGCATACGGTTCGTTTCGAGTGCCGCCGTGCTTCTGCCCGTGACACGTCCACCTTTGGTGTCCCACAGTTTCGGATCGACAGTCAGTTTGCAGCTGAACTGTGTCTGGCTGCCGTCCACCGTGATGCGTCCCATGACGGGAACTGTCCCGTCCTTTTTCACTACCTGACGCTTGAGGTAGTAGATTACTGAAAATGTACTCTTCATTGTCCTTAATTTTTGGGTTTCAAAATTAGTTGGTGAAGAGTCCGGTGTTGGTACGCAAAACGGGGAGGAACGGCGCAATCTTTTTCCGTAACCTGATTTTTCGCATGAGTTATGGATAACTCACTATTCCTTAGAGCCTTGTTTCGCTATTCGTACCCGTTTGTCGCATTTTCGGGCATGGTTACGAACAAGTAACGTAGCGGCGTCAGGATTTGGCTTCGGCAGGGATTGTAATGGCTTCACGGATTATCGCCACTTCAACCAAAACCCTTGTAACTCAATTCTATCACTATATCTTTCCGCATTTCACTTTTTTGTAGTAACTTTGCAGACACAAGGTTAAATGTTTTTCTGAATTTATTTATCGTGGATTTTATTAACGAATTGAACGAGAACCAACGAGAGGCCGTCGTGAACACGGATGGGCCCACGCTTGTGATTGCCGGAGCAGGATCGGGTAAAACAAGGGTTTTGACATATCGTATCGCGAACCTGTTGAGCAAGGGAGTACCCGCTTACCGTATTCTCGCACTGACGTTTACCAACAAAGCCGCACGGGAGATGCAGAAACGTATTGCCACCCTCGTGGGACAAGGTAACGCTGCCAACTTATGGATGGGAACCTTCCACTCTATTTTCTCCAAAATTCTACGGGTTGAGGCCGAACATCTCGGGTACACGTCCAATTTCACGATATATGATTCACAGGATTCGAAAAACCTGATCAAGTCTATTGTCAAGGACCTGAAACTGGACGACAAGGTGTACAAACCCAACGACGTGCTAGGGCGCATCTCCATGGCCAAGAACAACCTCGTCGTGGCACAGGCATATGCCCAATCGGCAAAGATCACTTCTGCCGACCAAGCGGCCAAGAAACCCATGATCTCGGAAATATACAAGTATTACCAAGCCCGTTGCAAGCAAAGCGACGTCATGGATTTCGACGACCTCCTATTGCAAACGAATATTCTCTTCCGAGATTTTCCGGAGATACTGGAAAAATACCAGAAGAAGTTCGACTACATACTCGTGGACGAGTACCAGGACACGAACTATTCGCAGTACCTCATCATCAAAAGACTGGCAGAACAGCATAAAAACATCTGCGTGGTAGGTGATGACGCACAAAGTATTTATTCATTCCGGGGAGCCCGTATCGAGAACATCTTGAATTTCCGAAATGATTACCCGGGCTACAAGTTGTGCAAGTTGGAACAAAATTACCGTTCCACGACCACCATCGTTGACGCAGCAAATAGCATCATCAGCCGGAACAAGGAACAAATTCCGAAAAAAACATTCTCCCAGAACGAGGAAGGAGATAAAATCCGGGTGATGAAAGCCTTATCCGACAAGGAAGAAGGTTTCCAAGTGGCACAGGAGATATTCCGTATCTCTCAGAACGAACAAGCGGAGTTCAACAATTTCGCTATTCTGTACCGGACAAACGCCCAGTCCCGTATCATGGAAGAGGCCTTACGAAAAAGAAATATACCTTATAAAATATACGGTGGACTTTCATTCTACCAACGCAAGGAGATCAAAGACCTGATAGCCTACCTGCGACTGACAATCAACCAGAATGACGAGGAAGCCTTAAAACGAATCATCAACTATCCGCGGCGAGGCATCGGGGACACCACGATCGACAAGCTGAAAGAAGTGGCACAAAAATACAACGTGAGCATCTGGACGCTACTTTGCAACTTGAACAAAGTTCCGGGTATGGTTTCTGCCATGACTGCAGCCAAACTAACTCATTTTAGGCAACTAATCGAGGGATTCACCGAGATTGCCAAAGAAGAGAATGCATACGAAACAACTTATCGAGTGGCCAAAGCATCCGGTATCATAGAAGACCTTTCTTCCGATGACACGCCGGAAGGGGTGTCCCGCCGAGAAAACATACAGGAGTTACTGAATGCAGTCAAAGATTTCTGTGAAACCGCTTACAAGGAAGGGCGGGATGACAAACTCCCTGCATTTCTGGAAGGCGTTGCCCTCCTAACCGATCAGGATAGCGAGAAACCGGAAGACAATAATAAGGTGACCCTAATGACCATCCACTCCGCCAAGGGACTGGAGTTTGAAAACGTCTTTATCGTGGGCATGGAAGAAGAACTTTTCCCCGCCCAGCAAAGTGCCTATTCCCCTTCCGCTTTGGAAGAAGAGAGAAGGTTGTTTTACGTGGCACTGACCCGTGCAGAGAAAAGAGTGATCATGACCTATTCCACTTCCCGGTACAAAAATGGTAACGTGGTCTATCCGCAACCCTCCCGGTTTATCGCAGAAATCGACCCGCACTACTTGGATGGATTTTTCACCCCGGCCCGTTCCTCCATGGGACGCTCATTACACGGTCCCGGAATACAGGAAAAAGTGGCACGTCCTAACATTACCCTTCAACCCAAGGTTGAAGTGCCGGACATTGACACCTCGAAACTGGTACCCATCAACGGGGAACAGATTATTCCCGACATGGTAATCTTTCACCCCAATTTTGGCCCGGGAAAGGTAATTTCCATAGATGGTTTGGGAGTAAATAAAAAGGCAAAAGTGATGTTCCCAAAGCACGGTCAAAAGGTTTTATTGTTAAAGTTTGCAAAACTTTACGTGCAAGGGCATACAAATTAATGACTTATAAACAAAAAATATTATATTTGCAACATATTCTAATTTCTAATAGATGCGAGGGATTGATTATTCCGGTATTTTAATGTGATTTTCCGGCGTTTTCCCATAAAATAAAAAATTTTTAAGATCAAAATTATCCTGTAATGGACTATAATAGCCAAAGAAAAAAACTTATTCTTCCCGAATATGGAAGGAATATTCAAATGATGGTTGACCACCTGGCAACAATAACAGACAGAGACGAGCGTACCCGTGCAGCCAAAACAGTAATCAGCGTGATGGGAAATCTTTACCCACACCTTCGGGACGTTCCGGATTTCCGTCATAAATTGTGGGATCACCTGATGATCATGTCAAACTTCACGTTGGACATTGATTCTCCCTACCCACTCCCGGAAAAAGATATTCTGGAAGAAAAACCGGAAAAGTTACCGTATAATAATCACCGGATCAAATACAAACACTACGGTCTTCTCACCGAGAAACTAATCGAGAAAATCAAAGAAACAGAAGACCCCGAAATCAAAAGAGTACTCACGGTGTTAACCGCCAACCACATGAAAAAATCATTCCTTACGTGGAATAAAGACTCCGTGGAAGACGATCAAATCTACAACGACATCAATACATTATACGGTGGCAATATCGAAATGCCGGAAGGAATGATCCTTTCTCACTCGAAAGACTTGTTGCAGAAGAAAAATACCAAACCCACGAATAACAACAAGCAACAGAAAAACAACAAGAAACAATTTTACAAAAAACACAACTAATAGTAGATTTTAGATTGCAAATTTTAAATTGAATGTTCTTTCAATCTAAAATCTAAAATCATCAAATCTAAAATTACTTGGGATGTTAGTTACTCTAATCTTCGGGGGAAATCAAGGGGACCGGAAAGCCTTGATCGACGAGGCCATAACGGAAATGTCAAGCATAGGGAAGATCGAACGCTGTTCTTCCCTTTACGAAACCGCCCCGTGGGGATTCGAATCATCTGATTCTTTTTATAACCAAATTGTTACTTACGAAACAAATCTACTCCCGGAAGAAGTTTTGGATAAATGTCAGGCCACAGAACAAAAACTCGGACGAGTTCGCTCCGGTACTCAGTTCTGTTCCCGAACCATGGATATAGACATTCTTTTCTGTGATTCCCAAATCATCAACACGCCTCGCCTGACAGTTCCTCATCCCAGACTAGCACAACGTAATTTCGTACTTGCCCCCCTGAACGAAATCATGCCGACCTTCATTCATCCGGTCAGTCACAAAACCATTGCCACTCTTCTCTCAGAATGCACGGACACGCTAAAAGCGGAGATAATTTGAAAAAATAAACTCCTCCGTCACTTCGTGCCACCTCCTCTATAAACAGAGGAGGAGCTGGTGACTCTTCCTGAAGACAGGGCGTATTTCAACTCTCCCTCTGTTTATAGAGGGAGTACCCCGAAGGGGGGGGAGGGAGTTTGAGAAATGACTTTTTGGACAGCTCCTACCCGAAGGAGGGGAGTTCAATCTAAAATCTAAAATCCCTAAATCTAAAATTATTACGTTCTTCCTCAGTCAACCCGTCTGATCTCCGCACCAATCGCATTCAACTTTTCATCAATATGCTCGTAACCGCGGTCAATCTGATCGATGTTATCAATGACACTTGTCCCTTGCGCAGACAACGCCGCGATCAACAAGGCGATTCCCGCACGTATATCCGGCGACGTCATCTTGGTGGCCCGTAGCTGAGATTCATGGTTTTGTCCGATAACCGTGGCCCGATGCGGATCACAAAGAATAATCTTCGCCCCCATGTCGATTAATTTGTCCACGAAGAACAAGCGGCTCTCGAACATCTTCTGATGAATCAGCACACTTCCTTTTGCCTGAGTAGCAACAACAAGGAATACACTCAACAAGTCGGGCGTCAACCCCGGCCAAGGAGCATCGGCAATTGTCAAAATTGAACCATCAATGAAATCTTCTATCATGTAATGTTCCTGACGAGGAATATATAAATCATCCCCACGTTCCTCTACCCGGATTCCCAACTTACGGAACGCATCCGGAATAATACCTAACTGGGGAATAGCGACATTCTTAATCGTGATCTCCGAACGGGTCAATGCTGCAAGTCCTATGTAACTACCCACCTCGATCATGTCGGGTAAACAACGATGCTGACACCCCCCAAGACTTTCAACCCCTTCAATCGTCAACAAATTGGAAGCAATCCCCGAAATCCGGGCTCCCATAGCATTTAACATCCTGCATAACTGTTGCACGTAAGGCTCACAAGCAGCGTTATAGATCGTGGTCACCCCTTCCGCCAACACGGCAGCCATGATAATATTCGCCGTTCCGGTCACCGATGCCTCATCAAGTAACATATAAGTTCCCCGTAATTTCTGGGCAGAGGCCTTGTAACACCCCGAAATCGCATCATACTCGAACGTGGCTCCCAATTTCTCGAAACCAAGAAAATGGGTATCTAACCGACGACGCCCGATTTTATCCCCTCCCGGCTTGGGAACCAAACCGCAACCATGCATGGCTAACAGCGGGCCCAAAATCATGATCGACCCGCGTAAACTAGCCGCTTTACTATAAAAATCTTCTGTTTCCAGGTAATCGAAATTTATCTCGTTCGCCCGGAAAGAAAACTCACCTTTTTGAAGTCTCTCTACCTTCACTCCCATACCCCGAAGTAGATCAATCAATTTTATCACATCCAATATCTCCGGGATATTACTGATAACCACTTCTTCCCTAGTCAACAAACAAGCACAGATCACCTGTAATGCCTCATTCTTTGCTCCCTGGGGAACCAACTCACCTTTCAATCGTCTCCCACCAATAACTTCAAATTTGCTCATGTCGTATAATTAAAGAGTTACAGTTTTCGCTACAAACATTTTAGCCACGCATCGTAAGGGTATATCTATCTCCCGAAACGCAACCGAATTCTGCACGTAAAACTATCAAAAAAACAAATGTCAACAAAATAAGTTTACAAAGTTTGTAAAATAGTGAATCGACAAAATCAATTAAAATTTTGTATGACCGGAATTATATCCATACATTTGTAAACAAGATTTACAATATAAGCCATATTTTGTATCTCTAAATTTTACCCGAGATTATTAATAATTTAAAACAACACATAATGAAAAGCTTTCTGAAATACTTGTTAGCGACCATTGTCGGTATTATTATCGTACACGTTATCCTGTTTTTCGTGTTTATCGGGCTCGTCGGGGCCATAGCCAGTTTCTCCAGTCCCACGATCGAGATCAAAGACAACACGATACTAAAACTATCACTGAAGACAGCGATCCCAGACAGGGCATCGGAGAACCCATTTCAGAACTTTAACTTGATGACCATGAGCCCAGAGAAACAAATCGGGCTAAATAAAATACTTGAATACATTGACAACGCCAGCAAGGATTCCCGCATCAAGGGGATTTACCTGGATCTGACAGAGATTAACTCTAATTTCGGGGCTCTCGCCACAATTGACGAGATCCGGAATGCCTTGTTGAGATTCAAAAAAAGCGGTAAATTCATTTACAGCTACACCAATCTGGGGTATTCCCAAAAGAGCTACTACTTGGCGACAGTTGCCGATAGTGTTTTCGTTAATCCCGAAACTCCGCTACTATTAACCGGAATGAGTGCGAACATATCATTCTACAAAGACCTTTTGAAAAAAATCGGGGTACAACCGGAAGTTATTCGTGTCGGTAAATTTAAATCAGCCGTGGAACCTTACATCGAAACACACATGAGTGATGCCAACCGGGAACAGGTACAGACCTATTTAAATTCTCTTTGGGGTAACATCGTGAAAGGAATTTCCGCCAGCAGAAATATCCCGGTAGAAAAGATCAATCAAATCACCGATGATTTCAAAATCTACCCGACGGAAGAATTCGTGAAAGAAGGATTTTTTGATGGAGCCCTTTACGAAAACGTCATGCTCGACAAACTGCGAGAAGCATGTGGATTAACAGATGATGAAAAACTATCCCTGACAAATTTCGAAGATTACACGAAAGCCACTTTCCCAAGCGTGAACTTTGCCGCCGACAAGATCGCAGTGATCTACGCACAAGGGAATATCGAATTCCAACAGGGACCGGAAAGTATAGGACCGGAACTAGCCACGACCATCCGGAAAGCACGTGAAGATAAAAACATCAAAGCTATCGTGTTACGTGTAAACTCCCCGGGAGGTAGCGCGCTGACTTCCGATATTATCTGGAAAGAGGTACAACTGGCCGCCCAGACTAAACCGTTTATCGCCTCCATGGGTAACGTGGCCGCGTCCGGAGGGTACTACATATCCTGCGCGGCAGACACTATCGTGGCAGACCCGACAACCCTCACAGGTTCCATCGGTATATTCGGTTTACTATTCAGCGGAGAGAAACTGATCAAAGATAAACTAGGAATTTCTTCCGACGTGGTGAAGACCAACGAACACAGTGATTTCGGTGGCGGTTACCCGCTACCCATCCCTATCAGTGATCGTCCCTTAACAGATTACGAGCGCAACGTGATGCAGACCTACATCAACCGGGGATATGACACCTTCCTCGATCGGGTAAGCCAAGGACGCCACATGACCAAAGAGGCGGTAAACGAAATCGCACAAGGACGGGTATGGACAGGAGAGGATGCGCTGAAACTCGGATTGGTTGACGTGTTAGGCGGACTGGAAGATGCCATTGCCATCGCTGCAAACAAAGCAGGTCTGAACAACTATCAGATCACCGAACTACCGGTTGAACGCAGTCCTTTCGAAGATATTCTGATAAATTTCTCACAAAGCATCAGAACCAGCATATTAAAATCAGAACTGGGCGATTTCTATGATACTTACCGGGAACAGAAAGAATTATTAAAAATAAAAGGCATGGTAGCCAGAATACCTTACGATCTCACGTTTAATTAAAGCGAAATATTGTGTTGAAAAATCTCATTTTATGGCCTTTAAGCGTACTGTACGGCATCGGAGTCAGTATTCGTAACCGCTTGTTCAACTTGGGCATATTAAAGATACGGGAGTTTGACGTCCCCATTATTTGCGTGGGAAATATCACCGTGGGCGGAACGGGAAAAACCCCTCACACGGAATCCCTGATCAACGAGTTGAAAAATGATTACCGTGTAGCCTGCCTCAGCCGGGGGTATAAACGAAAGACGTCCGGTTTCGTGCTGGCAACGGAAAACTCCACGGCAAACGACATCGGGGACGAACCCATGCAAATAAAGAATAAATTCCCGGAAATCACGGTAGCCGTGGACGCAGATCGTGTGCGTGGCATCAAGAAACTCATGCAACTCCCGGAAAAACCGGAAGTAATCATCTTGGATGACGGTTTTCAACACCGCTACGTGAAAGCGGACATAAATATCATGCTGATTGACTACAACCGCCCTATCTACGAGGACCATTTACTTCCCCTTGGACGTCTCCGGGAAAGTATCCATGCCAAGGACAGGGCAAACTATGTCATCGTGACCAAATGTCCCGCTAACATCTCTCCTATAGAGAAACGGATCATCCTGAAACACTTAAATTTAAAAGCCTATCAACAGCTTTTGTTCACGTCCATGAGATACGGGGGACCTCGTTCGCTGGACGGGGACAGTCATCACGCAGTAACCCCGAAAACGGCCATACTCTGTGTCACCGGGATTGCCCAACCGGCTCCCTACGTGGAACACTTAAAACAGATGACAGACCAGATTGATCACATCACATTCCCGGACCATCACAATTACAGTGACACGGACATAAAACGTATTCTCCAAGAGTACGATAAAATCAGCTCCACGGACAAATGTATCTTCACCACGGAAAAAGATGCTGTCCGCCTCACGTTATGCGACATACCGGAAGAGATCAGACAACAAATTTTCTATATCCCGATCGAACCGGAATTCCTAACTCCAAGAGATCAACTCATAAAAAATATATACGACTATGTTAGACAAGATACAAGAAAGTAGCAAATACCTAGCCCCCTTCGTGAAAGGAGAGCATACAATCGGTATTATCCTAGGAACAGGACTGGGAGAATTGGGAAAATCAATCGAGATAGAACACGCCATCCCATATATGGCAATTCCAAACTTCCCCGTTTCCACGGTACAGGGACACCGGGGAGAATTGCTTATCGGGTCCTTTGGGGGCAAAAAAGTCATTGCCATGCAGGGACGTTTCCACTATTACGAGGGTTATTCCATGAAAGAAGTGACCTTTCCCGTGAGAGTGATGCACGCTCTCGGGGTAAAGACTCTTTTCGTTTCCAACGCAGCCGGGGGCGTGAACACGAATTACCTGGTTGGTGACCTAATGATCATTCGGGATCATATCAACCTATTCCCGGAACACCCGCTACGGGGTAAAAATATCGATGAACTCGGTCCCCGTTTTCCCGGGATGGCCGAGGCATATAGCAAACGCTTGATTCAACTGGCAGAAGAGGCCGGGAAGAAATTAAACATTCCATTGCAAAAAGGCGTGTACGCCGGACTGCAAGGGCCATCCTTCGAAACTCCGGCAGAGTATAACTGGATTCGGGTTATCGGAGGAGACGCCGTGGGAATGTCCACCGTGCCGGAAGTCATTGTTGCCCGTCACATGAACATGGAATGTTTCGGGATGTCGGTTATCACGAACAGCACGGCCAGCGAGGAACTTATCAAAACGAACCACGCGGAAGTACAGGACGTGGGCAACCACGCTCAACCTCGAATGGGAACCATATTCAAAGAGATTATCAGTAAACTATAAATTCGAGGGGTTCCCAAAAGTCATTTTTCAAACTTCCTCCCCCTTCGGGGTACTCCCTCTATAAACAGAGGGAGAGTTGAAATACTCCCTATTTTCGGAAAGAATCACCAGCTCCTCCTCTGTTTATAGAGGAGGTGGCACGAAGTGACGGAGGAGTTTTTTGAGATAAAATGACTTTTTGAACAGCCCCACTCGTATATATCCCACGATACACTCTTAGGTGTCTCGTTAATATATAAACCTTACTTCAAGGTTTTATCCACCACAAAAGTGCCACTTTCCCCATCCACTTCCCGTTGACTTTCCGTTAACTTCCCGTTGACTTACTAACGAGACTCTAGCACGACACCAATGCAATACATTTGAGATACACCTCTTTAGCTTAGAAAATACAGAACATATTTAAAAAAGACTCAACTTCGACAATTCAATCATGATTTTTGCCGCCCCCCGGGCATCACTTAACGCCTCGTGGTGATTTAACGCAATCC
The window above is part of the Butyricimonas paravirosa genome. Proteins encoded here:
- a CDS encoding ATP-dependent helicase, with protein sequence MDFINELNENQREAVVNTDGPTLVIAGAGSGKTRVLTYRIANLLSKGVPAYRILALTFTNKAAREMQKRIATLVGQGNAANLWMGTFHSIFSKILRVEAEHLGYTSNFTIYDSQDSKNLIKSIVKDLKLDDKVYKPNDVLGRISMAKNNLVVAQAYAQSAKITSADQAAKKPMISEIYKYYQARCKQSDVMDFDDLLLQTNILFRDFPEILEKYQKKFDYILVDEYQDTNYSQYLIIKRLAEQHKNICVVGDDAQSIYSFRGARIENILNFRNDYPGYKLCKLEQNYRSTTTIVDAANSIISRNKEQIPKKTFSQNEEGDKIRVMKALSDKEEGFQVAQEIFRISQNEQAEFNNFAILYRTNAQSRIMEEALRKRNIPYKIYGGLSFYQRKEIKDLIAYLRLTINQNDEEALKRIINYPRRGIGDTTIDKLKEVAQKYNVSIWTLLCNLNKVPGMVSAMTAAKLTHFRQLIEGFTEIAKEENAYETTYRVAKASGIIEDLSSDDTPEGVSRRENIQELLNAVKDFCETAYKEGRDDKLPAFLEGVALLTDQDSEKPEDNNKVTLMTIHSAKGLEFENVFIVGMEEELFPAQQSAYSPSALEEERRLFYVALTRAEKRVIMTYSTSRYKNGNVVYPQPSRFIAEIDPHYLDGFFTPARSSMGRSLHGPGIQEKVARPNITLQPKVEVPDIDTSKLVPINGEQIIPDMVIFHPNFGPGKVISIDGLGVNKKAKVMFPKHGQKVLLLKFAKLYVQGHTN
- a CDS encoding DUF4290 domain-containing protein encodes the protein MDYNSQRKKLILPEYGRNIQMMVDHLATITDRDERTRAAKTVISVMGNLYPHLRDVPDFRHKLWDHLMIMSNFTLDIDSPYPLPEKDILEEKPEKLPYNNHRIKYKHYGLLTEKLIEKIKETEDPEIKRVLTVLTANHMKKSFLTWNKDSVEDDQIYNDINTLYGGNIEMPEGMILSHSKDLLQKKNTKPTNNNKQQKNNKKQFYKKHN
- the folK gene encoding 2-amino-4-hydroxy-6-hydroxymethyldihydropteridine diphosphokinase — protein: MLVTLIFGGNQGDRKALIDEAITEMSSIGKIERCSSLYETAPWGFESSDSFYNQIVTYETNLLPEEVLDKCQATEQKLGRVRSGTQFCSRTMDIDILFCDSQIINTPRLTVPHPRLAQRNFVLAPLNEIMPTFIHPVSHKTIATLLSECTDTLKAEII
- the murA gene encoding UDP-N-acetylglucosamine 1-carboxyvinyltransferase; the encoded protein is MSKFEVIGGRRLKGELVPQGAKNEALQVICACLLTREEVVISNIPEILDVIKLIDLLRGMGVKVERLQKGEFSFRANEINFDYLETEDFYSKAASLRGSIMILGPLLAMHGCGLVPKPGGDKIGRRRLDTHFLGFEKLGATFEYDAISGCYKASAQKLRGTYMLLDEASVTGTANIIMAAVLAEGVTTIYNAACEPYVQQLCRMLNAMGARISGIASNLLTIEGVESLGGCQHRCLPDMIEVGSYIGLAALTRSEITIKNVAIPQLGIIPDAFRKLGIRVEERGDDLYIPRQEHYMIEDFIDGSILTIADAPWPGLTPDLLSVFLVVATQAKGSVLIHQKMFESRLFFVDKLIDMGAKIILCDPHRATVIGQNHESQLRATKMTSPDIRAGIALLIAALSAQGTSVIDNIDQIDRGYEHIDEKLNAIGAEIRRVD
- the sppA gene encoding signal peptide peptidase SppA; amino-acid sequence: MKSFLKYLLATIVGIIIVHVILFFVFIGLVGAIASFSSPTIEIKDNTILKLSLKTAIPDRASENPFQNFNLMTMSPEKQIGLNKILEYIDNASKDSRIKGIYLDLTEINSNFGALATIDEIRNALLRFKKSGKFIYSYTNLGYSQKSYYLATVADSVFVNPETPLLLTGMSANISFYKDLLKKIGVQPEVIRVGKFKSAVEPYIETHMSDANREQVQTYLNSLWGNIVKGISASRNIPVEKINQITDDFKIYPTEEFVKEGFFDGALYENVMLDKLREACGLTDDEKLSLTNFEDYTKATFPSVNFAADKIAVIYAQGNIEFQQGPESIGPELATTIRKAREDKNIKAIVLRVNSPGGSALTSDIIWKEVQLAAQTKPFIASMGNVAASGGYYISCAADTIVADPTTLTGSIGIFGLLFSGEKLIKDKLGISSDVVKTNEHSDFGGGYPLPIPISDRPLTDYERNVMQTYINRGYDTFLDRVSQGRHMTKEAVNEIAQGRVWTGEDALKLGLVDVLGGLEDAIAIAANKAGLNNYQITELPVERSPFEDILINFSQSIRTSILKSELGDFYDTYREQKELLKIKGMVARIPYDLTFN
- the lpxK gene encoding tetraacyldisaccharide 4'-kinase gives rise to the protein MVLKNLILWPLSVLYGIGVSIRNRLFNLGILKIREFDVPIICVGNITVGGTGKTPHTESLINELKNDYRVACLSRGYKRKTSGFVLATENSTANDIGDEPMQIKNKFPEITVAVDADRVRGIKKLMQLPEKPEVIILDDGFQHRYVKADINIMLIDYNRPIYEDHLLPLGRLRESIHAKDRANYVIVTKCPANISPIEKRIILKHLNLKAYQQLLFTSMRYGGPRSLDGDSHHAVTPKTAILCVTGIAQPAPYVEHLKQMTDQIDHITFPDHHNYSDTDIKRILQEYDKISSTDKCIFTTEKDAVRLTLCDIPEEIRQQIFYIPIEPEFLTPRDQLIKNIYDYVRQDTRK
- a CDS encoding purine-nucleoside phosphorylase; translation: MLDKIQESSKYLAPFVKGEHTIGIILGTGLGELGKSIEIEHAIPYMAIPNFPVSTVQGHRGELLIGSFGGKKVIAMQGRFHYYEGYSMKEVTFPVRVMHALGVKTLFVSNAAGGVNTNYLVGDLMIIRDHINLFPEHPLRGKNIDELGPRFPGMAEAYSKRLIQLAEEAGKKLNIPLQKGVYAGLQGPSFETPAEYNWIRVIGGDAVGMSTVPEVIVARHMNMECFGMSVITNSTASEELIKTNHAEVQDVGNHAQPRMGTIFKEIISKL